Proteins co-encoded in one Juglans regia cultivar Chandler chromosome 16, Walnut 2.0, whole genome shotgun sequence genomic window:
- the LOC108983723 gene encoding elongation factor 1-gamma-like isoform X2: MFQILHTGNRNKNAYKALIAAEYTGVEVELVPDFEMGVSNKTKEFLKMNPIGKVPVLETPDGPVFESNAIARYVTRLKADNPLFGSSHIDYGHIEQWIDFASLEIDANLLSWFRPRMGRAIYLPPAEEAAISALKRALGALNTHLASNTYLVGHSVTLADIVTTCNLYSGFTQLMIKSFTAEFPHVERYFWTLVNQPNFKKILGEVKQTESVPPVASAKKPSQPKESAKPKPKDESKKEAKKMEQPKPKPEAGEEEEAPKPKPKNPLDLLPPSKMILDDWKRLYSNTKTNFREVAIKGFWDMYDPEGYSLWFCDYKYNDENTVSFVTLNKVGGFLQRMDLARKYAFGKMLVIGSEPPFKVKGLWLFRGQEIPQFVLDECYDMELYNWRKADIADEAQKERVNQMIEDYEPFEGEPLLDAKCFK; this comes from the exons atgtttcagaTCTTGCATACTGGGAACAGGAACAAAAATGCTTACAAGGCACTCATTGCTGCGGAGTACACTGGTGTGGAAGTGGAACTGGTCCCAGATTTTGAGATGGGTGTCTCTAATAAAACTAAAGAATTTCTCAAGATGAACCCTATCGGGAAG GTTCCTGTGCTGGAAACACCTGATGGTCCTGTCTTTGAGAGCAATGCTATAGCACGTTATG TTACTCGCCTGAAGGCTGACAATCCTCTATTTGGTTCTTCCCATATTGATTAC GGCCATATAGAGCAGTGGATTGATTTTGCATCATTGGAAATTGATGCTAATCTCTTGTCTTGGTTTAGACCTAGAATGGGGCGAGCTATATACCTCCCTCCG GCCGAGGAAGCTGCAATATCTGCATTGAAGAGAGCACTTGGTGCTCTGAACACTCATCTTGCTTCCAATACATACCTCGTCGGGCATTCTGTGACCCTGGCTGATATTGTTACGACATGTAACTTATACTCTGGGTTCACCCAGCTCATGATTAAGAGCTTTACCGCTGAGTTCCCTCATGTGGAGAGATACTTCTGGACCTTGGTTAATCAGCCAAATTTCAAGAAGATTCTGGGTGAGGTGAAGCAGACCGAGTCTGTGCCACCTGTTGCATCTGCAAAAAAGCCTTCTCAACCAAAGGAATCTGCTAAGCCAAAGCCTAAGGATGAATCAAAGAAAGAAGCCAAAAAGATGGAGCAGCCAAAGCCCAAACCAGAAGCTGGCGAGGAAGAGGAGGCCCCAAAGCCCAAACCTAAGAACCCTCTAGATCTGCTGCCCCCGAGTAAGATGATCCTGGATGACTGGAAGAGGCTTTACTCAAACACCAAAACCAACTTCCGCGAGGTTGCTATTAAAG GGTTTTGGGACATGTACGACCCTGAGGGATACTCTCTTTGGTTCTGTGATTACAAATACAATGATGAGAACACGGTTTCCTTTGTAACACTGAACAAGGTCGGTGGATTTCTTCAGAGGATGGATCTAGCCCGCAAATATGCTTTTGGAAAGATGCTAGTGATAGGTTCCGAGCCACCATTCAAGGTGAAGGGGCTGTGGCTTTTCCGTGGGCAAGAAATTCCACAATTTGTGCTCGATGAGTGCTATGACATGGAGCTCTATAACTGGAGGAAGGCAGATATTGCAGATGAAGCCCAGAAGGAGCGTGTCAATCAGATGATTGAAGATTATGAGCCTTTTGAGGGCGAGCCTCTTCTGGATGCCAAGTGTTTCAAGTGA
- the LOC108983723 gene encoding elongation factor 1-gamma-like isoform X1 has translation MALILHTGNRNKNAYKALIAAEYTGVEVELVPDFEMGVSNKTKEFLKMNPIGKVPVLETPDGPVFESNAIARYVTRLKADNPLFGSSHIDYGHIEQWIDFASLEIDANLLSWFRPRMGRAIYLPPAEEAAISALKRALGALNTHLASNTYLVGHSVTLADIVTTCNLYSGFTQLMIKSFTAEFPHVERYFWTLVNQPNFKKILGEVKQTESVPPVASAKKPSQPKESAKPKPKDESKKEAKKMEQPKPKPEAGEEEEAPKPKPKNPLDLLPPSKMILDDWKRLYSNTKTNFREVAIKGFWDMYDPEGYSLWFCDYKYNDENTVSFVTLNKVGGFLQRMDLARKYAFGKMLVIGSEPPFKVKGLWLFRGQEIPQFVLDECYDMELYNWRKADIADEAQKERVNQMIEDYEPFEGEPLLDAKCFK, from the exons ATGGCTCTG aTCTTGCATACTGGGAACAGGAACAAAAATGCTTACAAGGCACTCATTGCTGCGGAGTACACTGGTGTGGAAGTGGAACTGGTCCCAGATTTTGAGATGGGTGTCTCTAATAAAACTAAAGAATTTCTCAAGATGAACCCTATCGGGAAG GTTCCTGTGCTGGAAACACCTGATGGTCCTGTCTTTGAGAGCAATGCTATAGCACGTTATG TTACTCGCCTGAAGGCTGACAATCCTCTATTTGGTTCTTCCCATATTGATTAC GGCCATATAGAGCAGTGGATTGATTTTGCATCATTGGAAATTGATGCTAATCTCTTGTCTTGGTTTAGACCTAGAATGGGGCGAGCTATATACCTCCCTCCG GCCGAGGAAGCTGCAATATCTGCATTGAAGAGAGCACTTGGTGCTCTGAACACTCATCTTGCTTCCAATACATACCTCGTCGGGCATTCTGTGACCCTGGCTGATATTGTTACGACATGTAACTTATACTCTGGGTTCACCCAGCTCATGATTAAGAGCTTTACCGCTGAGTTCCCTCATGTGGAGAGATACTTCTGGACCTTGGTTAATCAGCCAAATTTCAAGAAGATTCTGGGTGAGGTGAAGCAGACCGAGTCTGTGCCACCTGTTGCATCTGCAAAAAAGCCTTCTCAACCAAAGGAATCTGCTAAGCCAAAGCCTAAGGATGAATCAAAGAAAGAAGCCAAAAAGATGGAGCAGCCAAAGCCCAAACCAGAAGCTGGCGAGGAAGAGGAGGCCCCAAAGCCCAAACCTAAGAACCCTCTAGATCTGCTGCCCCCGAGTAAGATGATCCTGGATGACTGGAAGAGGCTTTACTCAAACACCAAAACCAACTTCCGCGAGGTTGCTATTAAAG GGTTTTGGGACATGTACGACCCTGAGGGATACTCTCTTTGGTTCTGTGATTACAAATACAATGATGAGAACACGGTTTCCTTTGTAACACTGAACAAGGTCGGTGGATTTCTTCAGAGGATGGATCTAGCCCGCAAATATGCTTTTGGAAAGATGCTAGTGATAGGTTCCGAGCCACCATTCAAGGTGAAGGGGCTGTGGCTTTTCCGTGGGCAAGAAATTCCACAATTTGTGCTCGATGAGTGCTATGACATGGAGCTCTATAACTGGAGGAAGGCAGATATTGCAGATGAAGCCCAGAAGGAGCGTGTCAATCAGATGATTGAAGATTATGAGCCTTTTGAGGGCGAGCCTCTTCTGGATGCCAAGTGTTTCAAGTGA
- the LOC109016637 gene encoding ras-related protein RABA2a translates to MARRADEEYDYLFKVVLIGDSGVGKSNLLSRFTRNEFCLESKSTIGVEFATRTLQVEGRTVKAQIWDTAGQERYRAITSAYYRGALGALLVYDVTKPTTFENVSRWLKELRDHADSNIVIMLIGNKTDLKHLRAVATEDAQGYAEKEGLSFIETSALEATNVEKAFQTILAEIYRIISKKSLSSDEPAPANIKEGKTIVVGGSESPTKKPCCSSS, encoded by the exons ATGGCGAGGAGAGCGGACGAGGAATACGATTACTTGTTCAAGGTGGTATTAATCGGTGATTCGGGGGTTGGTAAATCGAACCTCCTATCCCGATTCACTCGCAACGAGTTCTGCTTGGAATCCAAGTCCACAATTGGCGTCGAATTCGCCACCCGTACCCTCCAG GTTGAGGGAAGAACTGTGAAAGCTCAGATATGGGATACAGCAGGACAGGAGCGGTACCGGGCAATAACAAGTGCCTACTATAGGGGTGCCCTTGGAGCACTTCTTGTGTATGATGTTACAAAACCAACAACCTTCGAAAATGTGAGCCGGTGGCTGAAGGAACTAAGGGATCATGCGGACTCCAACATTGTCATCATGCTCATTGGGAACAAGACTGATCTGAAGCATCTTCGAGCAGTTGCAACAGAGGATGCTCAGGGTTATGCTGAAAAAGAAGGCCTTTCATTTATTGAAACATCTGCTCTTGAAGCAACAAATGTCGAGAAGGCTTTCCAGACAATTCTGGCTGAGATATACCGGATAATTAGTAAGAAGTCGCTTTCTTCAGATGAGCCAGCACCTGCGAACATCAAAGAAGGGAAGACTATTGTAGTTGGGGGATCGGAGTCCCCTACCAAGAAGCCTTGCTGCTCTTCGTCATGA
- the LOC109016744 gene encoding ras-related protein RABD1, whose product MSNDYDYLFKLLLIGDSSVGKSCLLLRFADDSYVDSYISTIGVDFKIRTVELDGKTIKLQIWDTAGQERFRTITSSYYRGAHGIIIVYDVTEMESFNNVKQWLNEIDRYANDSVCKLLVGNKCDLVENKVVDTQTAKAFADELGIPFLETSAKDSINVEQAFLTMAGEIKKKMGNQPTANKSTGTVQMKGQPIQQNGNCCG is encoded by the exons ATGAGCAACGACTA cGATTATTTGTTCAAGCTTTTGCTAATCGGGGACTCCTCCGTCGGAAAATCCTGTTTGCTCCTCAGATTCGCG GACGATTCCTATGTTGACAGCTACATAAGTACTATCGGAGTTGATTTT AAAATCAGAACTGTGGAACTGGATGGAAAGACAATCAAGCTGCAGATT TGGGACACTGCTGGACAGGAGCGGTTCAGGACTATAACAAGCAGTTACTACCGAGGAGCACATGGAATAATT ATTGTCTATGATGTTACCGAGATGGAAAGTTTCAATAATGTCAAGCAGTGGTTGAATGAAATCGATAGATATGCAAATGACAGTGTGTGCAAGCTTCTAGTTGGGAATAAGTGTGATTTGGTCGAGAACAAGGTCGTGGACACACAAACAGCAAAG GCATTTGCAGATGAGCTTGGGATCCCTTTCCTTGAGACAAGTGCTAAAGACTCTATCAATGTGGAACAAGCTTTCTTGACCATGGCTGGCGAGATCAAGAAGAA aatgGGCAACCAACCAACTGCAAACAAGTCAACAGGAACTGTTCAAATGAAGGGGCAGCCAATCCAGCAGAACGGCAACTGTTGTGGATAA
- the LOC109016534 gene encoding glucuronoxylan 4-O-methyltransferase 1-like, giving the protein MRPKSHPFANLKFLLLGVFIAFFLFFLLRSCFPTSNQSESLISSNFITNASGRVTKDAKATECSTCTKIPPTLAQVLIHYSTSTITPQQTFKEISVTARILEKKSPCNFLVFGLGHDSLMWAELNYGGRTIFIEEDEAWIQQIKRRFPTLESYHLTYDSKVKHANQLIDVGKGPECTALGDPRYSICQLALKGLPTEVYETKWDLIMVDAPTGYYDEAPGRMTAIYTAGMMARNRVDGDQTDVFVHDVNREVEDKFSKAFLCDGYMRKQVGRLRHFSIPSHRDGLDRPFCPE; this is encoded by the coding sequence ATGAGGCCTAAATCCCATCCATTCGCCAACCTTAAGTTCCTGCTTCTTGGTGTATTTAttgctttcttcctcttttttctgCTAAGATCATGTTTCCCAACTTCCAACCAAAGCGAGTCCCTcatttcatcaaatttcataactAATGCTTCAGGTCGTGTAACCAAAGATGCAAAGGCAACAGAGTGCTCAACTTGCACCAAGATCCCACCCACCCTAGCCCAAGTACTCATTCACTACTCAACCTCAACCATCACCCCGCAACAAACATTCAAAGAGATCTCAGTGACAGCaagaattttagaaaagaaatcaCCATGCAATTTCTTAGTCTTTGGCCTAGGCCATGATAGCCTAATGTGGGCAGAACTCAACTATGGTGGCCGTACAATTTTCATCGAGGAAGACGAGGCATGGATTCAGCAAATCAAACGCCGGTTTCCCACTCTGGAGTCGTATCATCTGACATACGATAGCAAGGTGAAGCATGCGAATCAACTCATCGATGTTGGCAAGGGACCTGAGTGCACAGCACTTGGGGATCCAAGATACTCAATCTGTCAACTCGCCCTGAAAGGTTTGCCTACTGAAGTTTATGAAACAAAATGGGATCTGATTATGGTTGATGCACCCACAGGTTATTATGACGAGGCTCCGGGAAGGATGACTGCTATATATACAGCCGGGATGATGGCAAGGAATAGGGTGGATGGAGATCAAACTGATGTGTTTGTGCATGATGTGAATAGGGAGGTGGAGGATAAGTTCTCCAAGGCATTTCTCTGCGATGGGTACATGAGGAAACAAGTAGGCAGGTTAAGGCACTTCTCCATTCCCAGCCACAGAGATGGCTTGGACAGGCCGTTTTGCCCAGAATAA